The proteins below come from a single Nitrospiraceae bacterium genomic window:
- a CDS encoding Gfo/Idh/MocA family oxidoreductase, with product MSIGIGMIGYSGVASRLHLPVLRRLPGARVTAIAGTTREALTVVADRYAIPARYHDYRDLLHDPAVDAVAICVPPELHEVIGLAAMAANKHVFMEKPMALSLEQCARLVQAAESSPVMTSVGFHLRWHRLVREAHAWIANGRLGTVELIRTVFTSGIRRRANLPAWRTRRQAGGGVLIESGVHYYDLWRFLTGSEVDEVQVMSRSAEHDDVTAVVTARLRNSIVATAGFCQGTVDNLEIDIYGSAGRLRISGYALDGLVFDPAGYKGLKKIWPKAQSVPGRLLRAARAISLGGYYAHAYRDQWIGFLNAIKSGKPAGASFVDGREATRVALAVTQSASARRPVCIADCADAIAPVLANGNATAY from the coding sequence ATGTCTATCGGGATAGGTATGATCGGGTACTCTGGTGTTGCATCACGGCTTCACCTTCCTGTGCTGAGACGTCTGCCGGGTGCCCGGGTGACGGCTATCGCCGGCACAACGCGCGAAGCTCTTACTGTAGTCGCCGATCGCTACGCCATTCCTGCCCGATACCACGACTACCGGGATCTATTACACGATCCAGCGGTCGATGCCGTTGCCATCTGCGTTCCACCGGAACTGCATGAAGTCATCGGGTTGGCAGCCATGGCAGCCAACAAGCACGTGTTCATGGAGAAGCCGATGGCCCTCTCGCTGGAGCAATGCGCCCGTTTGGTGCAGGCGGCGGAATCCTCGCCTGTGATGACTTCGGTCGGGTTCCACCTTCGTTGGCATCGACTGGTTCGTGAGGCGCATGCGTGGATCGCCAATGGACGGCTTGGCACGGTCGAATTGATCCGCACGGTCTTTACCAGTGGTATTCGACGGCGTGCGAACCTGCCAGCCTGGCGTACACGCAGACAGGCAGGTGGTGGCGTGCTCATCGAATCGGGCGTTCACTACTATGACCTCTGGCGTTTTCTCACCGGGAGTGAGGTTGATGAGGTACAGGTCATGAGCCGCTCCGCCGAACATGATGATGTCACGGCGGTTGTGACCGCGCGTTTGCGGAACAGCATTGTGGCGACCGCGGGGTTTTGCCAGGGCACGGTTGATAATCTGGAGATTGACATCTATGGGTCCGCCGGCAGGTTGCGGATCTCGGGCTATGCACTAGACGGACTGGTCTTTGATCCGGCGGGGTATAAGGGGTTAAAAAAAATATGGCCGAAGGCACAGTCGGTGCCCGGTCGGTTGCTCCGTGCGGCACGAGCGATTTCTCTAGGGGGATATTATGCTCACGCTTACCGGGATCAGTGGATTGGCTTTCTGAACGCTATTAAAAGCGGAAAACCGGCAGGTGCGAGTTTTGTCGATGGTCGGGAGGCAACCCGGGTGGCCCTTGCGGTGACTCAGTCGGCCAGTGCACGCCGACCGGTTTGTATTGCCGATTGTGCCGATGCGATCGCACCGGTCCTGGCCAACGGGAACGCCACCGCATATTAA
- a CDS encoding glycosyltransferase family 4 protein: MKILLISDYSVPRGGNEIVTLALRDGLRARGHDVRLFSSRAHTNGGSVLADYHCFGTASPLRAALWCGNLSAFFSLRRALAEFKPDVVHVRLFLSQLSPLILPLLRDIPAIYHDGWYRTGCPIGSRVLPDGRGCNEPAGSVCYQHGCVPLVAWPLLMTQLRLWRYWQGVFDVIVANSRSVARWLEVSGTTPVEVIHNGVVTRVRRPPLEDPPTIAFSGRLAHEKGVDILLDAFKLVIQSLPQTQLIIAGEGPESRRLRKMAKQLGAKIDFLGHQPRETIERRFDAAWVQVVPSRGAEAFGNAAAEAMMRGTAVVVSGSGGFTEYVKHEHTGLLVPPEDPATLGRALLKIVSNRDYAESLGLAARRFALKAFDQNLFLDRFVAIYEQLTRKRPTQSKIRPRH; this comes from the coding sequence ATGAAGATTCTGCTGATTAGCGATTACAGCGTACCGAGAGGCGGCAACGAAATTGTCACGCTGGCACTGCGAGACGGTTTGCGGGCACGCGGCCACGACGTTCGCCTATTTTCCAGCCGCGCGCATACCAATGGGGGCAGCGTTCTGGCCGACTACCACTGTTTTGGGACAGCCTCCCCCTTGCGCGCGGCGCTTTGGTGCGGCAACCTGTCGGCCTTCTTCAGTCTGCGTCGCGCATTGGCAGAATTTAAACCCGACGTCGTGCATGTGCGGTTATTTCTTTCTCAATTGTCGCCATTAATTCTGCCCTTGTTGCGCGACATTCCTGCCATCTATCACGACGGGTGGTACCGAACAGGTTGTCCGATTGGATCGAGAGTCTTGCCCGATGGAAGAGGATGCAATGAACCGGCCGGCTCCGTCTGCTATCAACACGGTTGTGTGCCCCTCGTTGCCTGGCCCCTCCTGATGACACAACTTCGCCTGTGGCGCTACTGGCAAGGCGTATTTGATGTGATCGTCGCGAACAGCCGATCGGTTGCAAGATGGCTGGAAGTATCCGGCACCACTCCCGTTGAGGTGATCCACAATGGCGTGGTGACCCGTGTACGGCGGCCGCCGCTGGAGGATCCGCCGACCATCGCGTTCTCGGGTCGCTTGGCACATGAGAAGGGAGTGGATATCCTGCTGGATGCGTTCAAGCTCGTCATTCAGTCCCTGCCACAAACGCAGCTCATCATTGCTGGGGAGGGCCCGGAGAGTCGCCGATTGCGGAAGATGGCAAAACAGCTTGGCGCCAAAATCGACTTTCTCGGACACCAGCCACGCGAGACAATCGAACGCCGTTTCGATGCCGCCTGGGTACAAGTCGTGCCGTCGCGCGGCGCGGAGGCATTTGGAAACGCAGCGGCTGAAGCGATGATGCGAGGCACGGCGGTCGTCGTAAGCGGAAGCGGCGGCTTCACTGAGTATGTGAAGCATGAGCATACAGGACTCCTCGTGCCTCCCGAAGACCCTGCAACCCTTGGCAGAGCGCTACTAAAAATTGTCAGCAATCGGGATTACGCCGAATCTCTCGGACTCGCCGCCCGTCGCTTCGCACTCAAGGCGTTCGACCAGAACCTATTTCTCGATCGTTTCGTGGCCATCTATGAACAGCTGACCAGAAAGCGACCCACACAATCGAAAATCCGTCCCCGCCATTAA
- the pyk gene encoding pyruvate kinase, with product MQKTKIICTIGPVTESYEMLRKMYDAGMNIVRLNMSHGTHESHAKVIKHIKTLNTKVPFPIPILLDTQGPEIRTGDLSIDLNLKEGTIVSISARGPMDVEESSIHINYADLMESVNVGDKITVDNGLINFEVLEKQDRLMQCRVLDGGVLKSKRHVNLPGIRVNLPAITQKDEKDIAFGLAADVDFIALSFVREAKDIQQLKQLMGHKVGRVKIIAKIEDQEGVRNLEDIIRESDGIMVARGDLGAEINLEDLPNVQRRIVRLCAESGKRVIVATHLLESMIHNPIPTRAEVTDVANAIYEEVDGVMLSGETTVGKYPLKCIEYLRKISIKTEAIPGLQFAKQLRLTTDKQQLATAAVQLAEGLRAKGIVVITRRGIMADLVSNCRPFSTNIYAFTNGSQSRRTMTLNRGVYPFRIDFSSDPEKTLQTAFRILKTREHFQIGDKVVIISDVLAQERVDGIQIRTIP from the coding sequence ATGCAAAAGACCAAAATCATCTGCACGATCGGACCGGTGACCGAATCGTATGAGATGCTGCGCAAAATGTATGACGCCGGCATGAACATCGTGCGGTTGAATATGTCCCATGGCACCCACGAATCCCATGCCAAAGTGATCAAACACATTAAGACGCTCAATACCAAAGTCCCCTTTCCTATTCCGATTCTTTTAGATACCCAAGGCCCGGAAATCCGGACAGGAGATTTATCGATTGATCTCAATCTCAAGGAAGGCACGATCGTTTCGATTTCTGCGCGTGGGCCGATGGATGTGGAGGAAAGCTCTATTCACATCAACTATGCCGACTTAATGGAATCCGTGAATGTCGGCGATAAGATTACCGTGGACAATGGGTTGATCAATTTTGAGGTCCTTGAAAAACAGGATCGCCTCATGCAGTGCCGGGTTCTTGATGGGGGGGTCTTAAAAAGCAAACGCCATGTCAATTTACCGGGGATCCGCGTCAACCTCCCTGCGATTACGCAAAAGGACGAAAAGGATATTGCCTTCGGTTTAGCCGCCGATGTGGATTTCATTGCTCTGTCCTTTGTTCGGGAAGCGAAGGATATCCAACAATTGAAACAGTTGATGGGACATAAAGTAGGGAGGGTGAAAATTATTGCCAAGATTGAAGATCAGGAAGGGGTTCGCAATCTGGAGGATATCATCCGGGAATCGGATGGCATTATGGTGGCTCGCGGAGATTTAGGGGCAGAAATCAACCTGGAGGATCTGCCGAATGTGCAGCGCAGAATTGTGCGACTCTGCGCGGAATCCGGCAAACGCGTGATTGTGGCAACCCATCTCCTGGAATCGATGATCCATAATCCCATCCCCACGCGAGCCGAGGTCACTGATGTGGCCAATGCCATCTATGAGGAGGTGGACGGGGTAATGCTATCCGGAGAAACCACGGTCGGAAAATATCCGCTGAAATGCATCGAGTATTTGCGAAAAATCTCCATCAAAACCGAAGCCATTCCAGGTTTGCAGTTTGCGAAACAGTTAAGGCTGACAACCGACAAACAACAATTAGCCACCGCTGCCGTCCAGCTCGCGGAAGGATTACGCGCCAAAGGGATTGTCGTGATCACCCGACGTGGGATCATGGCGGATTTGGTCTCGAATTGTCGTCCATTTTCCACGAACATTTATGCGTTCACGAACGGGAGTCAATCCCGTCGAACGATGACGCTCAACCGAGGCGTTTATCCCTTTCGGATTGACTTCAGTTCAGACCCCGAGAAGACGTTACAAACCGCCTTTCGGATTTTGAAAACCCGTGAACATTTCCAGATAGGAGACAAGGTCGTGATTATCTCGGACGTGTTGGCTCAAGAGCGGGTCGATGGGATTCAAATCCGGACCATTCCCTAA
- a CDS encoding alpha/beta fold hydrolase, which produces MIHPHQTLFRLRTHDGFMMSGHLVLKEDDLDTNILKTPIVIEVHGLLGNFLARGTPRLLPQALRERDISSFSINTRLAFAGQINGRGIFDETIHDIDAAVDFLTQEGFHHIFILGYSLGASMVLHWAGQRQVPQVKGLILEGTHYAIPDTQRKRLAKWESIPSYEELYAQAKSILGENPSHSEHDEMVVIYQARGPSRSPLHDEIFTYKTWWHMMGPEAYSAMAYKQISRVTLPMLLLRGEHDPLIEAWEAEALQRIAQEAGNTLVSIKEIPGAGHDCMENPEVMLQEVLHLLRPSR; this is translated from the coding sequence ATGATCCACCCTCACCAAACACTGTTCCGGCTTCGAACACACGATGGCTTTATGATGAGTGGGCATCTGGTCCTCAAAGAAGATGATCTTGACACGAACATCCTCAAGACACCGATTGTCATTGAAGTGCATGGGTTGTTAGGGAACTTCCTGGCACGAGGAACTCCTCGCCTTCTTCCTCAGGCACTCCGGGAGCGGGATATTTCGTCGTTTTCCATTAACACCAGGCTGGCATTCGCCGGACAAATAAATGGAAGAGGAATTTTCGACGAGACGATCCATGATATAGACGCAGCAGTGGACTTTCTGACTCAGGAAGGTTTTCATCATATTTTCATCTTAGGCTATAGCCTCGGTGCCAGTATGGTCCTGCACTGGGCCGGGCAGCGCCAGGTTCCCCAGGTCAAAGGGCTCATTCTTGAGGGAACGCATTATGCCATTCCCGATACGCAGAGAAAGCGATTGGCCAAATGGGAAAGTATTCCCAGCTATGAGGAATTATATGCGCAGGCCAAGTCCATTCTCGGCGAGAATCCCTCTCACAGTGAGCATGACGAAATGGTGGTGATCTACCAAGCCCGAGGGCCAAGCCGGAGCCCATTGCACGATGAAATCTTCACCTATAAAACATGGTGGCACATGATGGGACCCGAGGCGTATTCTGCCATGGCCTACAAACAGATCAGCCGCGTCACATTGCCCATGCTGCTGCTTCGGGGGGAACATGATCCGCTCATCGAGGCGTGGGAAGCCGAAGCATTACAACGCATTGCACAAGAGGCAGGGAATACCCTCGTGTCTATCAAGGAAATTCCTGGCGCGGGTCATGATTGCATGGAAAACCCCGAGGTGATGCTACAAGAAGTCCTTCATCTACTCAGACCCTCCCGTTGA
- a CDS encoding 6-phosphofructokinase codes for MKADAETLEFVTINGLLTYGEAIASRPPVEGAEPHPPLASLEDRPQRVLEAMAALRLFVRDAQKGFANAAAYREARQALIQQACGGDELVFFAAWNQLLAQGELSPLFRSPIGATNKPIRRRPVAIVPREHMTPNLAEGRIVLDIGDDRYWLMPRDLSARTLFFTMRHGVSQMDSKKFRVGRRLKNVLDAERGIPKADAIGTALVRTLGLVGKQLDFLQLDNYLDAKSFVHMVSQSPNTRQLFERVVSILSPETAGSTEPVTEWALESQDFGWATGIEKTIEIEEAAKAFGVDTKTAQRLIKHPLYSYPGGHSFFELYVELVDGFHQLGQSHQGKVLCLYTHSSTLRALLIFLDPRPFSEAFSEFGAYKEGQDNVVLLTYEHGQLSGYSTAVGLSERERAVREAWMTVEQSRREKVTLKPRQIRRIVALVSGGDFAGAGAALKELRVTGNRLGLEVYFVQHGFLGLANNWIELVTEQDTRGMSNHASSPIGSSRFEDFKDEEVQLAAIHHLKPFMKDGALIVMGGDGSMRGARAIYERFGIQVVGIPGSIDDNIAGTTSLGVHSAVALANQSIESLKATSAAMGSVFFVEVMGAGSGHLALMCAYQARAEGLLVNEHPDPNAYIEEVVLGTLKQTLGVRNKSHIIIVAERTPHQYHPDGGVHGLVDYFGSRISQWTHLQTRSGHYPLSVATKATILGHTLRGAFPTPADKTMAQLFAYEAIRRLIEQPEQVIGCMLAYRDPGNIQPIPLHAVAPKPFDWELFARMHGTELV; via the coding sequence ATGAAAGCGGACGCCGAGACTTTGGAATTTGTCACAATTAATGGTCTGCTAACCTATGGCGAGGCCATTGCGAGCCGACCGCCGGTGGAGGGAGCAGAGCCTCATCCCCCGTTAGCTTCCTTGGAAGATCGTCCGCAACGGGTGTTGGAGGCCATGGCCGCCCTACGACTGTTTGTCCGGGATGCCCAAAAAGGGTTTGCCAATGCTGCGGCTTATAGAGAGGCGAGGCAGGCGCTGATTCAGCAGGCCTGCGGTGGAGATGAGTTGGTGTTTTTCGCTGCATGGAATCAACTGCTTGCTCAGGGCGAGCTTTCTCCGTTATTCCGGTCCCCAATCGGGGCCACAAATAAACCCATTCGCCGTCGACCCGTGGCAATCGTTCCGCGCGAGCATATGACGCCCAATCTGGCTGAGGGTCGGATTGTCCTTGATATCGGCGATGACCGCTATTGGTTGATGCCGAGGGATTTAAGTGCCCGCACACTGTTTTTCACGATGCGGCACGGCGTCTCTCAGATGGATAGTAAGAAGTTCCGGGTGGGGCGACGGTTGAAGAATGTCCTTGACGCCGAGCGGGGCATTCCCAAGGCTGACGCCATCGGAACCGCCCTGGTCCGCACCTTAGGCCTGGTCGGAAAACAACTGGATTTCCTTCAGCTCGATAATTACCTGGATGCGAAATCGTTTGTCCACATGGTGAGTCAGAGCCCCAATACCCGACAGCTATTTGAACGGGTCGTCTCCATTCTGTCTCCCGAGACAGCCGGGTCCACCGAGCCCGTCACGGAATGGGCGTTGGAATCACAAGACTTTGGATGGGCCACCGGTATTGAGAAAACGATTGAAATTGAAGAAGCCGCCAAAGCCTTTGGGGTCGACACGAAGACGGCCCAGCGTCTGATTAAGCATCCGCTGTACAGTTATCCGGGAGGCCACTCCTTCTTTGAACTGTATGTGGAGTTGGTCGATGGGTTTCATCAATTAGGCCAGAGTCACCAGGGAAAAGTGTTGTGTCTCTATACGCACAGTTCAACGCTGCGAGCACTCTTGATTTTTCTCGACCCGCGGCCGTTCAGTGAAGCCTTTTCCGAATTTGGAGCCTATAAGGAAGGACAGGACAACGTCGTCCTCCTTACCTATGAGCATGGGCAATTATCGGGCTACTCCACGGCCGTCGGTCTTTCAGAGCGGGAACGGGCCGTCCGCGAGGCCTGGATGACCGTGGAACAGAGCCGCCGGGAGAAGGTGACGCTGAAGCCACGTCAAATTCGGCGAATTGTCGCCCTGGTCTCCGGTGGGGATTTTGCCGGAGCGGGTGCGGCATTGAAGGAACTCCGGGTGACCGGGAATCGATTAGGCCTGGAAGTCTATTTCGTACAACACGGATTTCTGGGGTTGGCAAATAATTGGATTGAGTTGGTGACCGAACAGGACACACGAGGCATGAGCAATCATGCCAGCAGCCCGATCGGCAGCAGCCGGTTTGAAGATTTTAAAGATGAGGAGGTCCAACTGGCCGCCATTCATCATCTCAAGCCATTCATGAAGGATGGGGCGCTCATCGTGATGGGAGGCGACGGCAGCATGCGTGGGGCTCGCGCCATTTATGAACGGTTCGGCATCCAGGTTGTGGGGATTCCCGGTTCAATTGACGACAATATCGCCGGGACCACTTCACTCGGGGTTCACTCGGCCGTTGCCCTGGCCAACCAATCCATCGAGTCGCTGAAAGCCACGAGCGCGGCCATGGGCAGTGTGTTTTTTGTGGAGGTCATGGGGGCAGGATCCGGTCACCTGGCGCTCATGTGTGCGTACCAGGCACGCGCTGAAGGCCTGTTGGTCAATGAACATCCTGATCCGAATGCCTATATCGAGGAAGTGGTTCTGGGCACACTGAAACAGACGTTGGGCGTCCGGAACAAAAGCCATATTATTATCGTGGCCGAACGCACCCCGCACCAGTACCATCCTGACGGGGGAGTCCATGGCCTGGTGGATTATTTCGGGAGTAGAATTTCCCAATGGACGCATTTGCAAACCCGATCGGGGCACTACCCTCTTTCGGTGGCGACCAAGGCCACCATTCTTGGCCATACTTTGCGAGGAGCCTTCCCGACTCCCGCCGACAAAACCATGGCTCAACTCTTTGCCTACGAAGCCATCCGGCGGTTGATCGAACAACCGGAACAGGTCATCGGCTGCATGTTAGCCTACCGCGACCCCGGTAATATTCAGCCCATTCCTCTGCATGCCGTGGCACCAAAGCCCTTTGATTGGGAACTGTTCGCGCGCATGCACGGCACCGAATTGGTTTAG
- a CDS encoding alkaline phosphatase family protein yields the protein MNRQREHGPLVVLALDAGDAGLIEQWANDGHLPTIKGLLDDGVQSRLTGPELISENGIWVSLFSGLSRAQHGYYYWRPLKPGTYELELSNQRVDSAVPFWGHLTHTEMRIAVVDVPETHCTAGVPGVQVANWAPHNARFAGYSVPASLFADLKTRFGSPLGVEEQVGSTFDEDVQIYKGLLKQIEQKAAICHHLLSRDRFDLVVLGFHESHIAGHQFWKYSDRSSVPMNSGGRLTHATRDVYQAIDRVFGDLLEQLPKNSTVVVVSNMGLQEDYPNLELTQAFCRQLGYHRMHQHSNSWPGIPRLARRIIPQSWQQAISSMLPDAFHGRMLSREWLGGTDWSATTVFPIPAYFLGFLRVNLRGREPQGIVEPGQEYRQLLERIEADLKRLIDPETARPAIGYIARTVDHYNTGPHESLPDIFFDWAPTPYPKRRIEHPRTILEQKDMFFNRDTRHNLCGFFAAAGPGITRQGRVLKLSVLDVAPTCLHLMGQMVPESMQGTVASDILA from the coding sequence ATGAACCGGCAACGTGAACACGGACCACTCGTCGTCCTCGCATTGGACGCCGGCGACGCCGGGTTGATCGAGCAATGGGCTAATGATGGGCACTTGCCAACTATTAAGGGATTGCTTGACGATGGGGTGCAAAGCCGACTCACTGGCCCCGAGCTCATCAGCGAAAACGGGATCTGGGTCTCCCTGTTCTCCGGCCTGTCGCGGGCCCAACACGGATATTACTACTGGCGTCCGCTCAAACCCGGCACCTATGAGCTGGAACTCTCCAACCAGCGGGTCGACAGCGCAGTGCCGTTCTGGGGACACTTGACCCATACAGAAATGCGGATTGCCGTCGTCGATGTGCCGGAAACGCATTGTACAGCAGGTGTGCCAGGCGTACAGGTAGCCAACTGGGCACCACACAACGCACGCTTCGCCGGGTATTCGGTCCCGGCGTCGCTGTTCGCTGATCTGAAGACCAGATTCGGATCGCCCCTCGGTGTGGAAGAACAAGTCGGAAGCACGTTCGATGAGGATGTCCAAATCTATAAGGGCCTGTTGAAGCAGATCGAACAGAAAGCGGCTATCTGTCATCATCTGCTGTCCCGTGATCGATTTGATCTGGTCGTCCTCGGGTTCCACGAATCACACATTGCCGGTCATCAATTCTGGAAGTATTCCGATCGATCCAGCGTGCCTATGAACAGTGGAGGTCGACTGACGCATGCGACGCGTGATGTCTATCAAGCCATCGACAGGGTATTCGGTGACCTGCTTGAACAATTACCCAAGAATAGCACGGTCGTCGTCGTGTCGAACATGGGGTTACAAGAGGACTACCCCAACCTCGAACTGACGCAGGCTTTCTGCCGCCAACTCGGCTACCACCGGATGCACCAGCATTCGAACTCATGGCCCGGCATTCCTCGACTAGCCCGGCGCATCATACCGCAATCCTGGCAACAAGCCATCAGCTCCATGCTGCCAGACGCCTTTCATGGCCGAATGCTGTCCCGGGAATGGCTCGGGGGGACTGACTGGTCAGCAACGACTGTGTTCCCGATCCCGGCCTATTTTCTCGGATTCCTGCGCGTCAATCTTCGCGGTCGGGAGCCGCAGGGCATCGTCGAGCCAGGGCAGGAGTATCGACAACTGTTGGAGCGAATCGAAGCGGACCTGAAGCGTCTGATCGATCCGGAAACCGCCAGGCCTGCAATCGGGTATATTGCCCGCACAGTCGATCACTACAATACCGGTCCGCATGAATCCCTGCCGGATATTTTCTTCGACTGGGCACCCACACCCTACCCGAAACGGCGCATCGAACACCCACGTACGATCCTCGAACAAAAAGACATGTTCTTTAATCGGGATACGCGGCACAACCTCTGTGGATTTTTCGCAGCCGCTGGACCAGGCATTACCCGCCAGGGACGGGTTCTCAAGTTGTCCGTGCTTGATGTCGCACCGACCTGTCTGCACCTGATGGGCCAGATGGTTCCCGAGTCTATGCAGGGCACCGTTGCTTCGGACATACTCGCCTAA
- a CDS encoding alpha/beta hydrolase — MKVDSWSGTIISIPFQNHKIDGLYYHLVTHDEHVRNKPVFLRLHGLLGNLLDETEHDLPYILAKYGYSSISINTIMANLGLFFGFGIFDDAMPQIHAACTYLREMGFQKIIIAGHGLGGAMAIRYGALHQQQFPSPDIQGIIAIATAYSLPDTIRKRWTRFGSQPSYREVYEKAKALYYPKPGQDRPDDETIVVKRAHGPTLRPEHSEIYTLKTWWALAGPEADGPKAYQHIGDIKVPVLLVHGKYDEMIDQQECDALGNVAKTAGNPDVTILHLEAGHDLSGKHEELGQGVVKWIQKRFE, encoded by the coding sequence ATGAAGGTCGATAGTTGGTCTGGAACCATCATTTCCATTCCTTTCCAAAACCACAAGATTGATGGGCTGTATTATCATCTTGTCACACACGATGAACATGTCCGGAACAAGCCGGTCTTCTTGAGACTCCATGGACTCTTAGGAAATCTCCTGGATGAAACCGAGCATGATCTTCCGTACATTCTGGCCAAGTATGGGTATTCCTCCATTTCCATAAATACCATCATGGCCAACCTGGGCCTATTTTTTGGATTTGGTATTTTCGACGATGCGATGCCTCAAATCCATGCTGCCTGTACGTATCTTCGAGAGATGGGCTTTCAGAAAATTATTATTGCAGGGCATGGATTGGGAGGAGCCATGGCGATACGCTATGGCGCATTGCACCAGCAACAATTCCCATCTCCTGACATTCAAGGAATTATTGCCATTGCCACAGCGTATTCTTTGCCCGACACAATCCGGAAACGATGGACACGATTTGGCAGTCAACCTTCCTACCGGGAAGTCTATGAAAAGGCCAAAGCACTCTATTATCCAAAGCCCGGTCAAGATCGACCGGATGATGAAACCATTGTCGTCAAACGGGCACATGGTCCGACACTCCGACCGGAGCATTCAGAAATCTATACATTGAAAACCTGGTGGGCCTTGGCAGGACCTGAAGCCGATGGTCCCAAAGCCTACCAACATATAGGGGATATCAAGGTGCCGGTCCTGTTGGTTCACGGGAAATATGATGAGATGATCGACCAACAGGAGTGTGACGCACTGGGAAATGTGGCCAAAACAGCAGGAAACCCGGATGTGACCATACTCCACCTTGAAGCCGGGCACGATCTTTCTGGAAAGCATGAGGAACTCGGACAAGGGGTGGTGAAATGGATTCAGAAACGATTTGAATAA
- a CDS encoding radical SAM protein translates to MQGPAGKYPALQVHPGRRCNLQCLHCYSDSGPDVSEQLDIDVLRTVVVDAATLGYVVMSVSGGEPLLYSALGELLRVSHEAGLATTVTTNGMLLDQRHLDILQADCDLIAISLDGVPESHNLMRNSHRAFDDMCAKLEGLRASGIRFGFIFTLTFHNVNELEWVAEFAVEQGAKLLQLHPLEPVGRAAYTLDGSLPDAEENAAAVVEAVRIRELYKDVIDVQIDLATIPALLEHPTRVFVREATVCGEQTVADIIAPLVIESSGVVSPLQYGFPRAWSWGNIKNARLPELASSWLSRDYAAFLALCKLVYEQAVTNDDEPVLNWYQHIQAAASRFSPRQIRDIMSQSGDSGTCDRLRTMASAPAGHSPL, encoded by the coding sequence ATGCAGGGACCGGCTGGTAAATATCCCGCATTGCAGGTCCACCCCGGCAGACGCTGTAACCTGCAGTGTTTGCATTGTTATTCGGATTCCGGGCCGGATGTCTCCGAACAATTGGATATCGATGTGCTGCGGACAGTCGTGGTTGATGCAGCCACGCTCGGATACGTGGTCATGTCGGTGTCGGGCGGGGAACCCCTGTTGTATTCTGCGCTAGGGGAACTGCTTCGCGTGTCGCATGAGGCGGGATTGGCCACCACGGTCACCACGAACGGCATGTTGCTCGATCAACGCCATCTGGACATTTTACAGGCTGATTGCGATCTCATCGCAATCAGCCTTGATGGCGTACCCGAATCGCATAACCTCATGCGAAATTCTCACCGGGCATTCGATGACATGTGCGCGAAACTTGAGGGCTTGCGGGCATCCGGCATTCGATTCGGGTTCATTTTCACGCTCACGTTTCACAACGTCAACGAGTTGGAGTGGGTCGCAGAATTTGCGGTTGAGCAAGGCGCCAAACTGTTGCAGCTCCATCCCCTCGAACCCGTCGGGCGGGCCGCGTATACGCTTGACGGTTCCTTGCCCGATGCCGAGGAAAATGCGGCAGCCGTCGTCGAAGCCGTTCGGATCCGGGAACTGTACAAAGATGTCATCGATGTCCAGATCGATCTCGCCACAATCCCCGCACTGCTCGAGCATCCGACTCGCGTCTTTGTGCGGGAAGCAACGGTGTGTGGCGAGCAGACTGTGGCAGACATCATCGCTCCCTTGGTCATTGAAAGCAGTGGAGTGGTCTCGCCTCTCCAGTATGGATTCCCGCGCGCCTGGTCGTGGGGCAATATCAAAAATGCGCGACTGCCGGAATTGGCGTCGTCGTGGCTCTCTCGCGATTACGCCGCGTTCCTTGCCCTATGCAAGCTGGTGTACGAACAGGCGGTCACCAATGACGATGAACCGGTCCTGAACTGGTATCAACATATCCAAGCCGCGGCCTCACGTTTTTCGCCACGGCAGATTCGCGACATCATGAGCCAGTCCGGTGACAGCGGGACTTGTGACCGCCTGCGGACGATGGCTTCAGCTCCTGCCGGTCATTCCCCTCTTTGA